Proteins found in one Anaerolineales bacterium genomic segment:
- a CDS encoding LysE family transporter, protein IALILLSRVPESFQIVIRAAGGLLLLYLAWASYRNWQESVFQDSEQSESAPRTLLQAVMVNLLNPNPYLGWSLVLGPAVMDAWQKDRTYAVVLIAAFYGTMVVGLAGTIFLFGSANRLGPRGRRGVVLLSAGILAALGICQLVLSFLDIFGAI, encoded by the coding sequence TAATCGCATTGATCCTGCTTTCTCGAGTCCCCGAATCATTTCAAATCGTCATACGTGCTGCAGGTGGCTTGCTTCTACTCTATCTCGCCTGGGCGAGCTATCGAAATTGGCAAGAGAGCGTCTTCCAGGATTCGGAGCAAAGCGAATCGGCGCCGAGAACGTTGTTACAGGCGGTGATGGTCAATCTGCTCAACCCCAACCCGTACCTGGGCTGGAGCTTGGTACTGGGCCCCGCGGTCATGGATGCCTGGCAGAAAGATCGCACTTACGCCGTCGTTCTAATCGCGGCCTTCTACGGCACCATGGTCGTCGGATTGGCGGGGACGATTTTCCTCTTCGGCAGCGCGAACAGACTCGGTCCGCGCGGACGGCGTGGGGTGGTGCTGCTGTCCGCAGGCATCCTTGCAGCACTGGGAATCTGCCAACTCGTGCTGAGCTTTCTCGACATTTTCGGTGCGATCTGA